A DNA window from Sulfitobacter noctilucicola contains the following coding sequences:
- the guaB gene encoding IMP dehydrogenase, translating to MEIREALTFDDVLLVPGASSVLPSTADTRTYVTQAIALNIPLLSSAMDTVTEGRMAIAMAQAGGMGVIHRNLTVDEQAREVRRVKRFESGIVYNPITLTPDQTLADAKALQERYNVSGFPVVDENDRVVGIVTNRDMRFASDDATPVKVMMTNDNLAILHEPADRAEALSLMKARRIEKLLVTDGNGKLTGLLTLKDSEQSVLNPTACKDTLGRLRVAAATTVGDAGFERSQALVEAGVDMIVIDTAHGHSEGVAHAVTRAKSLSNEVQVVAGNVATGEATRALIDAGADAIKVGIGPGSICTTRMVAGVGVPQLTAIMDCASAAGDVPVIADGGIKFSGDFAKAIAAGASCAMVGSMIAGTDESPGEVILYQGRSFKSYRGMGSLGAMARGSADRYFQKDAASDKLVPEGIEGQVPYKGSAGAVVHQLVGGLRAAMGYTGCATVAEMRKNCNFVKITGAGLKESHVHDVQITRESPNYRVG from the coding sequence ATGGAGATTCGTGAGGCCCTGACCTTTGATGATGTGTTGCTTGTTCCGGGAGCGTCCTCGGTACTGCCATCAACCGCAGATACACGCACATATGTGACCCAAGCCATCGCGCTGAACATCCCGCTTTTGAGCTCGGCCATGGATACTGTGACCGAAGGCCGTATGGCCATCGCCATGGCGCAGGCCGGTGGCATGGGCGTTATTCACCGCAATCTGACAGTAGACGAACAGGCCCGCGAGGTGCGCAGGGTCAAACGCTTTGAAAGCGGGATCGTGTATAACCCGATTACGCTGACACCTGACCAGACGCTGGCCGACGCCAAAGCCCTGCAAGAACGCTACAACGTTTCGGGCTTTCCGGTGGTAGACGAGAACGACCGCGTTGTCGGCATCGTGACCAACCGCGATATGCGCTTTGCCTCCGATGACGCGACACCGGTCAAGGTCATGATGACAAACGACAACCTTGCCATTCTGCACGAGCCTGCAGACCGCGCCGAAGCGCTGAGTTTGATGAAAGCGCGTCGGATCGAGAAACTGCTGGTAACGGACGGCAACGGCAAACTTACCGGGTTGCTGACACTGAAGGATAGCGAACAGTCGGTGCTGAACCCGACCGCCTGCAAGGACACTCTGGGCCGATTGCGCGTGGCCGCTGCGACAACCGTTGGTGATGCAGGCTTTGAGCGCAGTCAGGCGCTGGTCGAGGCGGGGGTAGATATGATTGTGATCGACACCGCGCATGGTCACTCCGAAGGGGTGGCACATGCGGTGACCCGCGCCAAAAGCCTGAGCAATGAAGTACAGGTTGTGGCAGGCAACGTAGCGACAGGCGAGGCGACGCGCGCACTGATTGATGCAGGTGCCGATGCGATCAAGGTCGGCATCGGACCCGGTTCCATCTGTACAACGCGCATGGTCGCAGGTGTGGGCGTGCCACAACTTACCGCGATCATGGATTGCGCGTCAGCCGCCGGGGACGTGCCGGTGATTGCCGACGGAGGCATAAAATTCTCGGGCGATTTTGCCAAGGCAATTGCAGCGGGAGCGTCCTGTGCGATGGTCGGCTCGATGATCGCAGGTACGGACGAGTCCCCCGGTGAGGTAATCCTCTATCAGGGCCGCAGCTTTAAAAGCTATCGGGGCATGGGCTCACTCGGTGCCATGGCACGCGGATCGGCCGATCGATATTTCCAGAAAGACGCCGCAAGTGACAAACTGGTCCCCGAAGGCATCGAAGGGCAGGTCCCTTACAAAGGCAGTGCAGGTGCCGTTGTTCACCAGTTGGTTGGCGGCTTGCGCGCCGCGATGGGATACACCGGCTGTGCGACCGTCGCCGAGATGCGCAAGAACTGCAATTTTGTGAAAATCACTGGTGCGGGTCTGAAGGAAAGCCATGTGCATGACGTACAAATCACGCGCGAGAGCCCGAACTACCGTGTAGGGTAA
- the speB gene encoding agmatinase has product MADHGYDAGRLNLPFVGISTFGKRPYEPDWAALDADVAILGAPFDAGTQYRSGARFGPRGVREASTLFSFGHAGAYDHEDDVTYLPGDVNIVDIGDADIVHTDTETSHANIETGVRAILDAGALPVVIGGDHSINIPCIRAFDGQGDIHILQIDAHLDFVDVRHGVRHGHGNPMRRAAEQEYVTGLTQVGIRNVSSTAKEGYDDARAMGSDIISVRQSREMGVRGVLGHIPAGARLYVTIDIDAFCPSIAPGTGTPSHGGFLYYEVVELLQAAAERHEIVGIDLVEVAPDYDPSGSTTILAAQVLLNFLGFIFHARSQL; this is encoded by the coding sequence ATGGCAGATCACGGCTATGACGCAGGGCGGTTGAACCTGCCGTTCGTGGGCATCTCGACCTTTGGCAAACGCCCCTATGAGCCGGATTGGGCGGCGCTGGACGCGGATGTGGCGATCCTTGGCGCGCCTTTTGATGCCGGTACGCAATATAGATCGGGTGCACGGTTCGGCCCGCGCGGTGTGCGCGAGGCTTCGACCCTTTTCAGCTTCGGACACGCGGGCGCCTACGATCACGAAGATGATGTGACCTATCTGCCGGGGGACGTGAATATTGTCGACATTGGTGATGCCGACATCGTTCACACCGATACCGAGACCAGCCATGCCAATATCGAGACAGGCGTGCGTGCAATTCTGGACGCAGGTGCGCTTCCTGTGGTCATTGGCGGCGATCATTCCATCAATATCCCCTGCATCCGCGCATTCGACGGACAGGGCGACATCCACATCCTGCAAATCGATGCGCATCTGGACTTTGTCGATGTACGTCATGGTGTGCGCCACGGCCACGGCAACCCGATGCGGCGCGCAGCAGAGCAGGAATACGTCACGGGGCTGACGCAGGTAGGTATCCGCAACGTGAGCTCTACCGCCAAAGAGGGTTATGACGATGCGCGGGCGATGGGGTCGGACATCATATCCGTGCGCCAATCCCGCGAGATGGGCGTCCGGGGTGTGCTGGGCCATATCCCCGCAGGTGCGCGGCTTTATGTAACCATCGACATTGATGCCTTCTGCCCGTCAATCGCTCCCGGCACTGGCACACCGTCGCATGGCGGCTTTCTGTACTACGAGGTGGTAGAGCTGCTCCAGGCCGCCGCTGAACGTCACGAGATTGTTGGTATTGACCTGGTAGAAGTCGCACCTGATTATGATCCGTCCGGCTCTACTACGATCCTCGCGGCACAGGTGCTTTTGAACTTTCTCGGTTTCATTTTTCACGCCCGCAGTCAATTGTGA